In the Arachis ipaensis cultivar K30076 chromosome B10, Araip1.1, whole genome shotgun sequence genome, one interval contains:
- the LOC107621553 gene encoding uncharacterized protein LOC107621553 isoform X2, translated as MVVGVPTRDSHKRNFAVAVAAVFAMLAKRASRLPKKLKAAAESEPKPVDDWKIVLRSSPKSSPAAALVARPKKLLSSLSSKTLSFIQKKNNKSGGEWGDGGVWQKAILMGDKCEPLDFSGVIYYDSNGKQCGWITDR; from the exons ATGGTCGTGGGGGTTCCAACTCGCGACTCGCACAAGCGCAACTTCGCGGTGGCCGTAGCGGCGGTTTTCGCCATGCTAGCGAAGCGAGCAAGCCGGCTTCCAAAGAAGCTGAAGGCGGCGGCAGAGTCGGAGCCGAAGCCGGTGGACGACTGGAAAATCGTGCTGAGATCATCGCCGAAGTCATCACCGGCGGCGGCGCTGGTAGCGCGGCCGAAGAAGTTACTTAGCAGCTTAAGCAGCAAAACGCTGTCGTTTattcagaagaagaataataagagTGGAGGGGAGTGGGGAGACGGTGGCGTGTGGCAGAAAGCGATCTTGATGGGGGACAAGTGTGAGCCGTTGGATTTCTCGGGTGTAATTTACTACGATAGTAATGGGAAGCAG TGTGGTTGGATCACCGATCGGTGA
- the LOC107621553 gene encoding uncharacterized protein LOC107621553 isoform X1: MVVGVPTRDSHKRNFAVAVAAVFAMLAKRASRLPKKLKAAAESEPKPVDDWKIVLRSSPKSSPAAALVARPKKLLSSLSSKTLSFIQKKNNKSGGEWGDGGVWQKAILMGDKCEPLDFSGVIYYDSNGKQVSEIPVRSPRASHVPAPFFTPQRQLLKRSVSSEFF; the protein is encoded by the coding sequence ATGGTCGTGGGGGTTCCAACTCGCGACTCGCACAAGCGCAACTTCGCGGTGGCCGTAGCGGCGGTTTTCGCCATGCTAGCGAAGCGAGCAAGCCGGCTTCCAAAGAAGCTGAAGGCGGCGGCAGAGTCGGAGCCGAAGCCGGTGGACGACTGGAAAATCGTGCTGAGATCATCGCCGAAGTCATCACCGGCGGCGGCGCTGGTAGCGCGGCCGAAGAAGTTACTTAGCAGCTTAAGCAGCAAAACGCTGTCGTTTattcagaagaagaataataagagTGGAGGGGAGTGGGGAGACGGTGGCGTGTGGCAGAAAGCGATCTTGATGGGGGACAAGTGTGAGCCGTTGGATTTCTCGGGTGTAATTTACTACGATAGTAATGGGAAGCAGGTTAGTGAAATCCCTGTTAGGTCCCCACGTGCGAGTCACGTGCCTGCTCCGTTCTTCACCCCTCAGAGACAGTTACTTAAACGATCAGTCTCCTCTGAATTTTTTTGA